One genomic segment of Coffea arabica cultivar ET-39 chromosome 6e, Coffea Arabica ET-39 HiFi, whole genome shotgun sequence includes these proteins:
- the LOC140009276 gene encoding probable serine/threonine-protein kinase PBL7 codes for MGWFPCSGQSHSKLSSKKKRKIKDPLHPIQPSPEKSKVNAPLNSQVNSKDGGSNQIAAKTFAFRELAAATRNFRADCLLGEGGFGRVYKGRLENSNQIVAIKQLDRNGLQGNREFLVEVLMLSLLHHPNLVNLIGYCADGDQRLLVYEYMPLGSLEDHLYDATPDKKWLDWNTRMKIAAGAAKGLEHLHDKASPPVIYRDLKCSNILLGEGYHPKLSDFGLAKLGPVGDNTHVSTRVMGTYGYCAPEYAMTGQLTLKSDVYSFGVVLLEIITGRKAIENSKTAGEHNLVAWARPLINDRKKFSQMADPMLQGQYPMRGLYQALSVAAMCVQEQPNMRPVIADVVTALSYLASQKYNPAQSSQWAPATPPRTKREGEKREHGDNGYEKRSN; via the exons ATGGGTTGGTTTCCATGCTCTGGACAATCTCATTCCAAGCTTTCAtcaaagaagaagaggaagattaAGGACCCACTTCATCCTATTCAGCCTTCTCCAG AGAAGTCGAAGGTAAATGCACCATTAAACTCGCAGGTAAACAGCAAGGATGGAGGGTCCAACCAAATTGCAGCCAAGACTTTTGCATTTCGTGAATTGGCTGCTGCAACTAGAAATTTTCGGGCAGATTGTCTTCTTGGAGAAGGAGGATTTGGTAGAGTATACAAAGGGCGACTTGAGAACTCCAACCAG ATTGTTGCCATCAAGCAACTTGATCGCAATGGGTTGCAAGGGAATAGAGAATTTCTAGTTGAAGTGTTGATGTTGAGCTTGCTTCACCATCCCAATCTTGTTAATCTTATTGGTTATTGTGCTGATGGAGACCAGAGACTTCTTGTATATGAATACATGCCGTTGGGGTCCTTAGAGGACCACCTCTATG ATGCTACACCAGATAAAAAATGGCTTGATTGGAATACAAGAATGAAAATTGCTGCTGGGGCAGCAAAGGGTTTAGAGCATCTGCATGATAAAGCTAGCCCCCCAGTTATATATCGTGATCTAAAATGCTCTAACATTTTGCTTGGTGAGGGTTATCATCCAAAGCTATCTGATTTTGGTTTGGCTAAGCTTGGGCCTGTTGGTGATAATACTCATGTATCCACTAGGGTCATGGGTACCTATGGGTATTGCGCACCTGAGTATGCAATGACAGGACAACTGACACTGAAATCAGATGTTTACAGCTTTGGTGTTGTACTTTTAGAGATAATAACTGGAAGGAAAGCAATTGAGAATTCCAAAACTGCAGGGGAGCATAACCTGGTAGCTTGG GCAAGACCCTTGATCAACGATCGGAAGAAGTTCTCACAGATGGCTGATCCTATGCTCCAAGGTCAGTATCCAATGAGAGGCTTGTACCAGGCACTTTCAGTAGCAGCTATGTGTGTCCAAGAGCAGCCTAATATGCGCCCTGTGATTGCTGATGTAGTCACAGCTTTGTCTTACCTTGCTTCACAAAAATATAACCCTGCCCAAAGTTCACAATGGGCTCCAGCCACTCCACCTAGGACAAAAAGAGAGGGTGAGAAGAGAGAACATGGCgataatggatatgaaaaaagaTCAAACTAG
- the LOC140009274 gene encoding WRKY transcription factor 44-like isoform X2, giving the protein MEIKETEKVAIAKPVASRPTCSGFKSFSELLAGAINASPSSTCSEAAVTAIRPRTVRFKPAVDHPSAGVAASQANLCGAAVSSPTAKDLKADGKCKVVYKPMAKLVSKTTVSLLANMEQELAEVEANFQLPNLVKPQCDNRSEPHQNFLSAAQKNKRVEPSNVTTQNLEEDQRSLAHTANGDRPSYDGYNWRKYGQKQVKGSEYPRSYYKCTHPNCPVKKKVERSLDGQIAEIVYKGEHSHPKTQPVRRNSSDGHWQGTSGNESNNPLCRNQHSDKNECYEGTMENPNEFGFLAHSSYSGGAPSCMHPTNGDLDNSSCHSGEFDEGREGLEGETEGPKRKRRKNDNQSNVAGTAAEGAQEPQVLGQNSTDSEIIRDGFRWRKYGQKVVKGNPYPRSYYRCTSLKCNVRKYVERTSDDPNAFMTTYEGKHNHEMPTKSTSSLAAKTSTKALGTKKIYLD; this is encoded by the exons ATGGAAATTAAAGAAACAGAGAAAGTGGCCATCGCAAAGCCTGTAGCATCAAGACCTACTTGTTCCGGTTTTAAATCCTTCTCTGAGCTTCTTGCCGGTGCCATCAACGCCTCACCCTCTAGCACATGTTCTGAAGCTGCGGTAACAGCCATTAGACCGAGGACGGTGAGGTTCAAGCCAGCAGTGGACCATCCTTCGGCTGGAGTGGCTGCTTCCCAG GCTAATCTATGTGGGGCTGCTGTTTCTTCTCCCACTGCTAAGGACTTGAAAGCAGACGGGAAATGCAAAGTGGTGTACAAACCTATGGCCAAGCTCGTCTCCAAGACAACAGTTTCTCTCTTGGCAAATATG GAACAGGAATTAGCTGAAGTTGAGGCAAATTTCCAACTACCAAACCTAGTCAAACCTCAATGTGACAATAGATCAGAGCCTCATCAGAATTTCCTATCCGCGgcacaaaagaataaaagagtTGAACCCTCGAATGTGACAACACAGAACCTGGAGGAGGATCAGAGATCGTTAGCGCACACGGCAAATGGGGATCGTCCTTCTTATGATGGATATAATTGGAGGAAGTACGGACAAAAGCAGGTTAAAGGAAGCGAATATCCAAGAAGTTATTACAAGTGCACACATCCAAATTGTCCTGTGAAAAAAAAGGTTGAGAGATCATTAGATGGTCAGATTGCAGAAATTGTCTACAAGGGTGAGCATAGTCATCCGAAGACGCAGCCTGTAAGACGTAACTCCTCCGATGGACATTGGCAAGGAACTTCCGGGAATGAATCAAACAATCCCCTATGCAGAAACCAACATAGTGACAAGAATGAATGTTATGAAGGCACCATGGAAAATCCAAATGAATTTGGTTTTTTAGCCCATTCAAGTTATTCGGGAGGAGCTCCATCATGCATGCACCCTACAAATGGAGACCTTGATAATTCATCTTGCCACAGCGGGGAGTTTGACGAAGGGAGGGAGGGACTGGAGGGAGAGACGGAGGGAccgaaaaggaaaagaag GAAAAACGACAACCAATCGAATGTAGCAGGCACAGCAGCTGAAGGAGCACAAGAGCCTCAGGTTCTTGGTCAAAACTCCACTGATTCTGAAATCATAAGAGATGGATTTCGCTGGAGAAAGTATGGGCAAAAAGTTGTGAAGGGAAATCCATATCCAAG GAGTTACTATAGATGTACCAGTCTCAAGTGCAATGTGCGCAAATATGTGGAGAGAACGTCGGATGATCCAAATGCCTTCATGACGACTTATGAAGGAAAGCACAACCATGAGATGCCGACAAAAAGCACAAGTTCTTTGGCGGCTAAAACTAGTACAAAGGCCTTAGGTACCAAAAAAATATATCTTGATTAG
- the LOC140009606 gene encoding L-ascorbate peroxidase, cytosolic-like has protein sequence MGKSYPKVSQEYEKAVEKCKRKLRGFIAEKHCAPLILRLAWHSAGTYDVDTKTGGPFGTIKHPAELSHDANNGLDIAVRLLEPIKEQFPLLTYADFYQLAGIVAVEVTGGPEIPFHPGRPDKDEPPPEGRLPDATKGYLFGRCHKERSGFEGPWTSNPLIFDNSYFKELLRGEKEDLIRLPSDKALLEDPALRPLVEKYAADEDAFFADYAEAHLKLSELGFADDA, from the exons ATGGGAAAATCGTACCCGAAAGTAAGCCAGGAGTACGAGAAGGCAGTTGAGAAATGCAAGAGGAAGCTCAGAGGCTTCATTGCTGAGAAGCATTGTGCTCCTTTGATCCTCCGACTAGC ATGGCATTCCGCAGGGACCTATGATGTGGATACGAAAACTGGAGGGCCCTTCGGGACTATCAAGCACCCGGCCGAGCTTTCTCATGATGCTAATAATGGCCTTGATATTGCTGTCCGACTTTTGGAGCCAATCAAGGAACAATTTCCACTCCTCACCTATGCTGATTTCTATCAG TTGGCTGGAATTGTTGCCGTTGAGGTCACTGGAGGCCCTGAGATTCCTTTTCATCCCGGCAGACCT GACAAAGATGAACCTCCTCCTGAAGGACGTTTGCCAGATGCAACTAAAGGTTACTTATTT GGAAGGTGTCACAAGGAACGTTCTGGATTTGAGGGACCTTGGACCAGTAATCCTCTAATCTTTGATAACTCCTACTTCAA AGAACTGCTGCGTGGAGAGAAAGAAGATCTTATCCGGCTTCCATCTGACAAAGCACTTTTGGAAGATCCAGCGTTACGTCCATTAGTTGAGAAATATGCTGCG GACGAGGATGCCTTCTTTGCAGACTATGCTGAAGCTCATTTGAAGCTCTCGGAACTTGG GTTCGCGGATGATGCTTGA
- the LOC140009274 gene encoding WRKY transcription factor 44-like isoform X1, whose amino-acid sequence MEIKETEKVAIAKPVASRPTCSGFKSFSELLAGAINASPSSTCSEAAVTAIRPRTVRFKPAVDHPSAGVAASQANLCGAAVSSPTAKDLKADGKCKVVYKPMAKLVSKTTVSLLANMRSANLFQEQELAEVEANFQLPNLVKPQCDNRSEPHQNFLSAAQKNKRVEPSNVTTQNLEEDQRSLAHTANGDRPSYDGYNWRKYGQKQVKGSEYPRSYYKCTHPNCPVKKKVERSLDGQIAEIVYKGEHSHPKTQPVRRNSSDGHWQGTSGNESNNPLCRNQHSDKNECYEGTMENPNEFGFLAHSSYSGGAPSCMHPTNGDLDNSSCHSGEFDEGREGLEGETEGPKRKRRKNDNQSNVAGTAAEGAQEPQVLGQNSTDSEIIRDGFRWRKYGQKVVKGNPYPRSYYRCTSLKCNVRKYVERTSDDPNAFMTTYEGKHNHEMPTKSTSSLAAKTSTKALGTKKIYLD is encoded by the exons ATGGAAATTAAAGAAACAGAGAAAGTGGCCATCGCAAAGCCTGTAGCATCAAGACCTACTTGTTCCGGTTTTAAATCCTTCTCTGAGCTTCTTGCCGGTGCCATCAACGCCTCACCCTCTAGCACATGTTCTGAAGCTGCGGTAACAGCCATTAGACCGAGGACGGTGAGGTTCAAGCCAGCAGTGGACCATCCTTCGGCTGGAGTGGCTGCTTCCCAG GCTAATCTATGTGGGGCTGCTGTTTCTTCTCCCACTGCTAAGGACTTGAAAGCAGACGGGAAATGCAAAGTGGTGTACAAACCTATGGCCAAGCTCGTCTCCAAGACAACAGTTTCTCTCTTGGCAAATATG CGAAGTGCCAATTTATTTCAGGAACAGGAATTAGCTGAAGTTGAGGCAAATTTCCAACTACCAAACCTAGTCAAACCTCAATGTGACAATAGATCAGAGCCTCATCAGAATTTCCTATCCGCGgcacaaaagaataaaagagtTGAACCCTCGAATGTGACAACACAGAACCTGGAGGAGGATCAGAGATCGTTAGCGCACACGGCAAATGGGGATCGTCCTTCTTATGATGGATATAATTGGAGGAAGTACGGACAAAAGCAGGTTAAAGGAAGCGAATATCCAAGAAGTTATTACAAGTGCACACATCCAAATTGTCCTGTGAAAAAAAAGGTTGAGAGATCATTAGATGGTCAGATTGCAGAAATTGTCTACAAGGGTGAGCATAGTCATCCGAAGACGCAGCCTGTAAGACGTAACTCCTCCGATGGACATTGGCAAGGAACTTCCGGGAATGAATCAAACAATCCCCTATGCAGAAACCAACATAGTGACAAGAATGAATGTTATGAAGGCACCATGGAAAATCCAAATGAATTTGGTTTTTTAGCCCATTCAAGTTATTCGGGAGGAGCTCCATCATGCATGCACCCTACAAATGGAGACCTTGATAATTCATCTTGCCACAGCGGGGAGTTTGACGAAGGGAGGGAGGGACTGGAGGGAGAGACGGAGGGAccgaaaaggaaaagaag GAAAAACGACAACCAATCGAATGTAGCAGGCACAGCAGCTGAAGGAGCACAAGAGCCTCAGGTTCTTGGTCAAAACTCCACTGATTCTGAAATCATAAGAGATGGATTTCGCTGGAGAAAGTATGGGCAAAAAGTTGTGAAGGGAAATCCATATCCAAG GAGTTACTATAGATGTACCAGTCTCAAGTGCAATGTGCGCAAATATGTGGAGAGAACGTCGGATGATCCAAATGCCTTCATGACGACTTATGAAGGAAAGCACAACCATGAGATGCCGACAAAAAGCACAAGTTCTTTGGCGGCTAAAACTAGTACAAAGGCCTTAGGTACCAAAAAAATATATCTTGATTAG
- the LOC140009274 gene encoding WRKY transcription factor 44-like isoform X3: MEIKETEKVAIAKPVASRPTCSGFKSFSELLAGAINASPSSTCSEAAVTAIRPRTVRFKPAVDHPSAGVAASQANLCGAAVSSPTAKDLKADGKCKVVYKPMAKLVSKTTVSLLANMRSANLFQEQELAEVEANFQLPNLVKPQCDNRSEPHQNFLSAAQKNKRVEPSNVTTQNLEEDQRSLAHTANGDRPSYDGYNWRKYGQKQVKGSEYPRSYYKCTHPNCPVKKKVERSLDGQIAEIVYKGEHSHPKTQPVRRNSSDGHWQGTSGNESNNPLCRNQHSDKNECYEGTMENPNEFGFLAHSSYSGGAPSCMHPTNGDLDNSSCHSGEFDEGREGLEGETEGPKRKRRKNDNQSNVAGTAAEGAQEPQVLGQNSTDSEIIRDGFRWRKYGQKVVKGNPYPRWNLNPHIQFNEGFKTLPGSH; the protein is encoded by the exons ATGGAAATTAAAGAAACAGAGAAAGTGGCCATCGCAAAGCCTGTAGCATCAAGACCTACTTGTTCCGGTTTTAAATCCTTCTCTGAGCTTCTTGCCGGTGCCATCAACGCCTCACCCTCTAGCACATGTTCTGAAGCTGCGGTAACAGCCATTAGACCGAGGACGGTGAGGTTCAAGCCAGCAGTGGACCATCCTTCGGCTGGAGTGGCTGCTTCCCAG GCTAATCTATGTGGGGCTGCTGTTTCTTCTCCCACTGCTAAGGACTTGAAAGCAGACGGGAAATGCAAAGTGGTGTACAAACCTATGGCCAAGCTCGTCTCCAAGACAACAGTTTCTCTCTTGGCAAATATG CGAAGTGCCAATTTATTTCAGGAACAGGAATTAGCTGAAGTTGAGGCAAATTTCCAACTACCAAACCTAGTCAAACCTCAATGTGACAATAGATCAGAGCCTCATCAGAATTTCCTATCCGCGgcacaaaagaataaaagagtTGAACCCTCGAATGTGACAACACAGAACCTGGAGGAGGATCAGAGATCGTTAGCGCACACGGCAAATGGGGATCGTCCTTCTTATGATGGATATAATTGGAGGAAGTACGGACAAAAGCAGGTTAAAGGAAGCGAATATCCAAGAAGTTATTACAAGTGCACACATCCAAATTGTCCTGTGAAAAAAAAGGTTGAGAGATCATTAGATGGTCAGATTGCAGAAATTGTCTACAAGGGTGAGCATAGTCATCCGAAGACGCAGCCTGTAAGACGTAACTCCTCCGATGGACATTGGCAAGGAACTTCCGGGAATGAATCAAACAATCCCCTATGCAGAAACCAACATAGTGACAAGAATGAATGTTATGAAGGCACCATGGAAAATCCAAATGAATTTGGTTTTTTAGCCCATTCAAGTTATTCGGGAGGAGCTCCATCATGCATGCACCCTACAAATGGAGACCTTGATAATTCATCTTGCCACAGCGGGGAGTTTGACGAAGGGAGGGAGGGACTGGAGGGAGAGACGGAGGGAccgaaaaggaaaagaag GAAAAACGACAACCAATCGAATGTAGCAGGCACAGCAGCTGAAGGAGCACAAGAGCCTCAGGTTCTTGGTCAAAACTCCACTGATTCTGAAATCATAAGAGATGGATTTCGCTGGAGAAAGTATGGGCAAAAAGTTGTGAAGGGAAATCCATATCCAAG GTGGAATTTGAACCCCCACATACAGTTTAATGAGGGATTTAAGACCCTTCCTGGTAGCCACTGA